One Desulfovibrionales bacterium genomic region harbors:
- a CDS encoding OmpA family protein: MKLPKTVVVLGLVSFIVSCATAPEWAKTKTAQGAAIGVGVGAVTGAIVGEGKGAVVGGVIGGLAGAGIGYYLDQQAKELEQVPGVQVDRKEDRLVVTMQDNILFQTNSAELSKNSAVTLEKTADILKRYPETRIIVKGYTDDVGSEEYNFKLSERRALMVRNFLVGAKVGPGRVTGVGYGESFPVADNRTAAGRQKNRRVEMEIIPQQGS; the protein is encoded by the coding sequence ATGAAGTTACCGAAAACTGTTGTTGTCCTTGGCCTTGTCTCCTTCATTGTATCCTGCGCTACAGCCCCGGAATGGGCTAAGACCAAGACTGCCCAGGGGGCGGCGATTGGGGTTGGCGTAGGGGCAGTAACCGGCGCCATCGTCGGCGAGGGTAAGGGCGCGGTAGTTGGTGGCGTTATTGGTGGGTTGGCTGGGGCAGGCATCGGTTACTATCTTGACCAGCAGGCTAAGGAACTTGAGCAGGTACCCGGTGTTCAGGTAGATAGGAAAGAGGACCGCCTGGTAGTGACCATGCAGGACAATATCCTCTTTCAGACGAATTCGGCCGAATTGAGTAAGAATTCTGCGGTGACACTGGAAAAGACGGCCGATATTCTAAAAAGATATCCGGAGACCCGCATAATTGTTAAGGGCTACACAGATGATGTCGGTTCTGAAGAATACAATTTTAAGCTCTCGGAGCGCCGGGCCTTAATGGTTAGAAACTTTCTGGTAGGAGCGAAGGTCGGGCCAGGGCGTGTAACCGGCGTTGGTTACGGAGAATCATTTCCTGTAGCTGATAACCGTACGGCCGCCGGCCGGCAGAAGAACCGTCGCGTGGAGATGGAGATTATACCCCAGCAGGGGAGCTGA
- a CDS encoding response regulator encodes MPTVEKILIVDDDAVVRGFINDALTGSGYECLEASMAREVVALMAEHRISLILLDIKLPDQDGLSLLPQIMERDEDICAVMMTGVVDIRTAVFAIRSGAFDYIIKPFTVDELHVVVARALNKRRLEIENKEYQRSIEEKNLRLEILHDLSVKVAYYLLSTVELEDIFRTILVGITAGVGLGFNRAFLALFDDGGVLRGKMAVGPDSPEEAGRIWSALQETKYTLAEALEKCGRACQPQDARVNRIVRGITVPGTDTDHVFIRAAQERRAFHVLGRRIDGRPVRDDIVDLFGVDEFAVVPLCSPYRVQGIIIADNFITGKPIKEEDIAAIELFANQASMAIEKSRLYSELAAKLAMLETANKDLQESRDMLIRAERLSAIGEMAAQIAHEMRNPLASIGGLARFIQRHTKEDKHRKHLDSIVKETEKMEEILAQVFKFIQSPQLTLSRQNLNDIVSSSLGALSPSFEKFHVEVETDFAPDMPDSELDGNQMRQAIINICKNSVEAMPSGGRLRISTRLTPQNIEVEISDTGMGMHGEMLDRARQPFFTTKTYGVGLGLNIAEQIVRAHKGKMDISSGLDAGVRVNITLPRSAEDRS; translated from the coding sequence ATGCCTACGGTTGAGAAAATACTGATTGTAGATGACGATGCAGTGGTCAGGGGTTTTATAAATGATGCCCTTACAGGCAGCGGTTATGAGTGTCTTGAGGCCTCGATGGCCCGGGAGGTTGTTGCTCTAATGGCTGAGCACCGGATTTCGCTCATATTATTAGACATTAAGCTTCCTGATCAGGACGGATTGAGCCTCTTGCCACAGATAATGGAACGAGATGAAGATATCTGTGCAGTTATGATGACCGGTGTAGTAGATATTCGAACCGCAGTCTTTGCCATCCGGAGCGGGGCCTTTGATTACATTATCAAGCCGTTCACAGTGGATGAGCTGCATGTTGTGGTAGCGAGGGCCCTTAATAAAAGACGTTTAGAGATTGAAAATAAAGAGTACCAGCGAAGCATAGAAGAAAAGAACCTTAGGCTGGAGATATTGCATGACCTCTCCGTAAAGGTGGCTTATTACCTTTTAAGCACAGTCGAACTGGAAGACATCTTCAGGACCATACTGGTTGGTATCACTGCAGGCGTGGGATTAGGGTTTAACCGTGCCTTTTTGGCATTATTTGATGATGGCGGCGTGTTGCGGGGGAAAATGGCCGTTGGGCCGGACAGCCCGGAAGAAGCCGGAAGGATATGGTCGGCATTGCAGGAGACGAAATATACACTGGCCGAGGCACTTGAGAAATGTGGTCGGGCCTGTCAGCCTCAGGACGCAAGGGTTAACCGGATTGTTCGCGGGATAACGGTGCCCGGCACAGACACGGATCATGTTTTTATACGGGCGGCACAGGAACGGCGTGCATTTCATGTGCTGGGGAGACGTATTGATGGCCGGCCGGTGAGAGACGATATTGTAGATCTCTTTGGTGTTGACGAGTTTGCGGTTGTTCCACTCTGTTCCCCGTACCGGGTACAGGGCATTATTATTGCCGATAATTTTATCACCGGCAAGCCGATCAAGGAAGAGGACATCGCCGCCATTGAACTCTTTGCCAACCAGGCCAGTATGGCCATAGAAAAGAGCAGACTTTACTCAGAATTGGCTGCCAAACTGGCTATGCTGGAGACCGCTAATAAAGACTTACAGGAAAGCCGGGATATGTTGATCCGGGCTGAGCGGCTTTCGGCCATAGGCGAGATGGCTGCCCAGATAGCCCATGAGATGAGGAATCCGTTGGCCTCGATCGGAGGCTTGGCCCGGTTTATACAGAGGCATACGAAGGAGGATAAACACCGAAAGCATCTGGATAGTATTGTAAAAGAGACGGAGAAAATGGAAGAGATTCTGGCCCAGGTATTTAAATTCATTCAATCTCCGCAATTGACGCTGAGCCGGCAAAATTTGAATGATATAGTGTCTTCCTCCCTTGGCGCCCTCAGCCCTTCGTTTGAGAAATTTCACGTTGAGGTAGAAACAGATTTTGCCCCGGATATGCCTGATTCAGAGCTTGATGGTAATCAGATGAGACAGGCTATTATTAATATATGCAAAAACTCTGTCGAGGCTATGCCTTCAGGTGGGCGGCTCAGGATCAGCACCCGGCTTACCCCCCAGAACATAGAGGTTGAGATTAGTGATACCGGAATGGGCATGCACGGAGAGATGCTGGATAGGGCCCGACAACCCTTTTTTACAACCAAAACTTACGGCGTTGGTCTGGGATTGAATATAGCGGAACAGATTGTCAGGGCGCACAAAGGCAAAATGGATATTTCCAGCGGGTTAGATGCCGGGGTGCGTGTTAATATTACCTTGCCGCGCAGCGCAGAGGACAGGTCTTGA